The proteins below are encoded in one region of Drosophila santomea strain STO CAGO 1482 chromosome 3R, Prin_Dsan_1.1, whole genome shotgun sequence:
- the LOC120453612 gene encoding proline-rich protein 2 isoform X3, with amino-acid sequence MKVMQRVLFVGCLIVGVGMVRSQDYQDYQENTPRAAPIRLRANAAPARAEAPRADPVAILKQINKHNEDGSYTYGYEGADGSFKIETKLATGEVKGKYGYVDETGKVRVVEYGANKYGFQPSGEGITVAPPTLVDETLKEEPDYADEPALQRPQKPYRVQRPQPRPQPRPQPQPQPQYVQYEEEEEPPRRIQYAPAPQPQPQPLPQPQHLPQQHHQPSVGPAPPRLQVPGAQRTTDVLYSPLQRPARPEPDYSQTQSFGEGPSNVRISRPVYALPPASPAPSSARAQGFLAPASGGRPLLEPVGFGQSQGPSARPVQQQPSFQPQPQPRPQARSGGGGGSGLLDQLARDYALPQGNAQPLHDITFGYY; translated from the exons ATGAAAGTG ATGCAACGCGTGCTCTTTGTCGGCTGCCTCATAGTAGGTGTGGGTATGGTGAGGTCACAGGACTACCAGGATTACCAGGAGAACACACCAAGGGCTGCTCCTATTCGGCTGAGGGCCAATGCCGCTCCTGCTCGAGCTGAAGCGCCACGGGCTGATCCAGTGGCAATCCTCAAGCAGATCAACAA GCACAATGAAGATGGCTCCTACACCTATGGCTATGAGGGAGCCGATGGATCCTTCAAAATCGAGACCAAGTTGGCCACTGGCGAGGTGAAGGGCAAGTACGGATATGTGGACGAGACCGGAAAAGTGCGAGTCGTGGAGTACGGAGCCAACAAGTATGGCTTCCAGCCATCCGGAGAAGGCATTACAGTGGCACCACCCACACTGGTGGATGAAACTCTCAAGGAGGAACCAGATTACGCCGACGAGCCGGCACTACAGCGGCCTCAGAAACCCTAC CGTGTTCAGCGtccccagccacgcccacagcccCGCCCACAACCTCAGCCGCAGCCGCAGTATGTGCAAtacgaggaggaggaggaaccACCACGTCGGATTCAGTATGCGCCAGCTCCTCAGCCACAGCCTCAGCCGCTGCCGCAACCACAACATCTGCcacagcagcaccaccagcctTCGGTGGGTCCGGCACCGCCAAGACTCCAGGTGCCCGGCGCACAGCGCACCACCGACGTGCTCTACTCACCACTGCAGCGTCCTGCTCGCCCCGAACCGGATTACTCGCAAACGCAGAGCTTCGGCGAAGGACCCTCGAATGTGCGGATTTCCCGGCCCGTTTACGCCCTGCCCCCCGCCTCACCAGCTCCGAGCAGTGCCCGGGCTCAGGGATTCCTGGCTCCCGCCTCCGGCGGACGTCCGCTGCTGGAACCAGTGGGTTTCGGCCAATCCCAGGGACCCAGCGCTCGTCCTGTCCAACAGCAGCCGAGCTTccagccacagccacagccgcGGCCACAGGCTCGTagtggtggaggaggtggcTCGGGATTGCTGGATCAGCTGGCCCGGGACTACGCCCTGCCCCAGGGAAACGCCCAGCCGCTGCACGACATCACCTTCGGCTACTACTGA
- the LOC120453612 gene encoding proline-rich protein 2 isoform X2 — translation MKVNGLVLQMQRVLFVGCLIVGVGMVRSQDYQDYQENTPRAAPIRLRANAAPARAEAPRADPVAILKQINKHNEDGSYTYGYEGADGSFKIETKLATGEVKGKYGYVDETGKVRVVEYGANKYGFQPSGEGITVAPPTLVDETLKEEPDYADEPALQRPQKPYRPQPRPQPRPQPQPQPQYVQYEEEEEPPRRIQYAPAPQPQPQPLPQPQHLPQQHHQPSVGPAPPRLQVPGAQRTTDVLYSPLQRPARPEPDYSQTQSFGEGPSNVRISRPVYALPPASPAPSSARAQGFLAPASGGRPLLEPVGFGQSQGPSARPVQQQPSFQPQPQPRPQARSGGGGGSGLLDQLARDYALPQGNAQPLHDITFGYY, via the exons ATGAAAGTG AATGGGCTTGTCTTACAGATGCAACGCGTGCTCTTTGTCGGCTGCCTCATAGTAGGTGTGGGTATGGTGAGGTCACAGGACTACCAGGATTACCAGGAGAACACACCAAGGGCTGCTCCTATTCGGCTGAGGGCCAATGCCGCTCCTGCTCGAGCTGAAGCGCCACGGGCTGATCCAGTGGCAATCCTCAAGCAGATCAACAA GCACAATGAAGATGGCTCCTACACCTATGGCTATGAGGGAGCCGATGGATCCTTCAAAATCGAGACCAAGTTGGCCACTGGCGAGGTGAAGGGCAAGTACGGATATGTGGACGAGACCGGAAAAGTGCGAGTCGTGGAGTACGGAGCCAACAAGTATGGCTTCCAGCCATCCGGAGAAGGCATTACAGTGGCACCACCCACACTGGTGGATGAAACTCTCAAGGAGGAACCAGATTACGCCGACGAGCCGGCACTACAGCGGCCTCAGAAACCCTAC CGtccccagccacgcccacagcccCGCCCACAACCTCAGCCGCAGCCGCAGTATGTGCAAtacgaggaggaggaggaaccACCACGTCGGATTCAGTATGCGCCAGCTCCTCAGCCACAGCCTCAGCCGCTGCCGCAACCACAACATCTGCcacagcagcaccaccagcctTCGGTGGGTCCGGCACCGCCAAGACTCCAGGTGCCCGGCGCACAGCGCACCACCGACGTGCTCTACTCACCACTGCAGCGTCCTGCTCGCCCCGAACCGGATTACTCGCAAACGCAGAGCTTCGGCGAAGGACCCTCGAATGTGCGGATTTCCCGGCCCGTTTACGCCCTGCCCCCCGCCTCACCAGCTCCGAGCAGTGCCCGGGCTCAGGGATTCCTGGCTCCCGCCTCCGGCGGACGTCCGCTGCTGGAACCAGTGGGTTTCGGCCAATCCCAGGGACCCAGCGCTCGTCCTGTCCAACAGCAGCCGAGCTTccagccacagccacagccgcGGCCACAGGCTCGTagtggtggaggaggtggcTCGGGATTGCTGGATCAGCTGGCCCGGGACTACGCCCTGCCCCAGGGAAACGCCCAGCCGCTGCACGACATCACCTTCGGCTACTACTGA
- the LOC120453612 gene encoding proline-rich protein 2 isoform X1, producing the protein MKVNGLVLQMQRVLFVGCLIVGVGMVRSQDYQDYQENTPRAAPIRLRANAAPARAEAPRADPVAILKQINKHNEDGSYTYGYEGADGSFKIETKLATGEVKGKYGYVDETGKVRVVEYGANKYGFQPSGEGITVAPPTLVDETLKEEPDYADEPALQRPQKPYRVQRPQPRPQPRPQPQPQPQYVQYEEEEEPPRRIQYAPAPQPQPQPLPQPQHLPQQHHQPSVGPAPPRLQVPGAQRTTDVLYSPLQRPARPEPDYSQTQSFGEGPSNVRISRPVYALPPASPAPSSARAQGFLAPASGGRPLLEPVGFGQSQGPSARPVQQQPSFQPQPQPRPQARSGGGGGSGLLDQLARDYALPQGNAQPLHDITFGYY; encoded by the exons ATGAAAGTG AATGGGCTTGTCTTACAGATGCAACGCGTGCTCTTTGTCGGCTGCCTCATAGTAGGTGTGGGTATGGTGAGGTCACAGGACTACCAGGATTACCAGGAGAACACACCAAGGGCTGCTCCTATTCGGCTGAGGGCCAATGCCGCTCCTGCTCGAGCTGAAGCGCCACGGGCTGATCCAGTGGCAATCCTCAAGCAGATCAACAA GCACAATGAAGATGGCTCCTACACCTATGGCTATGAGGGAGCCGATGGATCCTTCAAAATCGAGACCAAGTTGGCCACTGGCGAGGTGAAGGGCAAGTACGGATATGTGGACGAGACCGGAAAAGTGCGAGTCGTGGAGTACGGAGCCAACAAGTATGGCTTCCAGCCATCCGGAGAAGGCATTACAGTGGCACCACCCACACTGGTGGATGAAACTCTCAAGGAGGAACCAGATTACGCCGACGAGCCGGCACTACAGCGGCCTCAGAAACCCTAC CGTGTTCAGCGtccccagccacgcccacagcccCGCCCACAACCTCAGCCGCAGCCGCAGTATGTGCAAtacgaggaggaggaggaaccACCACGTCGGATTCAGTATGCGCCAGCTCCTCAGCCACAGCCTCAGCCGCTGCCGCAACCACAACATCTGCcacagcagcaccaccagcctTCGGTGGGTCCGGCACCGCCAAGACTCCAGGTGCCCGGCGCACAGCGCACCACCGACGTGCTCTACTCACCACTGCAGCGTCCTGCTCGCCCCGAACCGGATTACTCGCAAACGCAGAGCTTCGGCGAAGGACCCTCGAATGTGCGGATTTCCCGGCCCGTTTACGCCCTGCCCCCCGCCTCACCAGCTCCGAGCAGTGCCCGGGCTCAGGGATTCCTGGCTCCCGCCTCCGGCGGACGTCCGCTGCTGGAACCAGTGGGTTTCGGCCAATCCCAGGGACCCAGCGCTCGTCCTGTCCAACAGCAGCCGAGCTTccagccacagccacagccgcGGCCACAGGCTCGTagtggtggaggaggtggcTCGGGATTGCTGGATCAGCTGGCCCGGGACTACGCCCTGCCCCAGGGAAACGCCCAGCCGCTGCACGACATCACCTTCGGCTACTACTGA